One window of Desulfobacca acetoxidans DSM 11109 genomic DNA carries:
- a CDS encoding ATP-binding protein produces MPTLEEVKEFLPNLDCGQCGLTCAEFAGFLLTFELAPEDCPVLHEPDYAGFIEALHELLGQPAAEPARGMQIDSEKCIGCGICVATCEYHMGNCTEARLGKGPRSSEMIIFHIVNGSAVVVHQERCVRLVQAAEQCSKCAEHCPTKAIMLF; encoded by the coding sequence ATGCCCACTCTGGAGGAAGTCAAAGAATTTTTGCCAAACCTCGATTGCGGCCAGTGTGGTCTCACCTGTGCTGAATTTGCCGGTTTTTTGCTAACTTTCGAACTGGCGCCGGAAGACTGCCCGGTACTCCATGAACCCGATTACGCCGGTTTTATTGAGGCCCTGCACGAACTGTTAGGCCAGCCGGCGGCCGAGCCGGCTCGAGGCATGCAAATCGATTCCGAGAAATGCATCGGCTGCGGCATTTGTGTGGCTACCTGCGAGTATCACATGGGTAATTGTACAGAAGCCAGGTTGGGGAAAGGTCCACGGTCTTCAGAGATGATCATCTTTCATATTGTCAATGGCAGTGCCGTTGTGGTTCATCAGGAACGGTGCGTCCGTTTGGTGCAGGCTGCGGAGCAATGCAGCAAGTGCGCCGAACATTGTCCCACGAAAGCCATTATGCTCTTCTAA
- a CDS encoding 4Fe-4S dicluster domain-containing protein has protein sequence MEKLHIQDLDPRFPDELAQEPGCQHLRRCFSCGICTATCPVSVIEPSFSPSRILRQILCGMRTELLASPALWYCLSCARCSFQCPQDVRFLDIIQGLRHLAVREGAVNSELPERLRQGEVLLQEMRRRLIARLMAHPVQEEDLASLLADVVKDLKTVEQA, from the coding sequence ATGGAAAAATTGCACATTCAAGACTTAGACCCGCGTTTTCCCGATGAATTGGCCCAAGAACCAGGGTGTCAACATCTGCGACGCTGTTTTTCCTGCGGCATTTGTACTGCCACCTGTCCGGTGAGTGTCATTGAGCCGAGCTTCAGCCCGAGTCGTATCCTGAGGCAGATTTTGTGTGGGATGCGGACGGAATTGTTGGCTTCGCCAGCTTTGTGGTATTGTCTGAGCTGTGCCCGTTGTTCTTTCCAGTGTCCCCAGGACGTCAGATTTCTGGATATTATCCAGGGCCTGCGCCACCTGGCGGTGCGGGAAGGCGCGGTTAATTCCGAACTGCCGGAGCGTCTGCGCCAGGGAGAGGTCCTGTTGCAGGAAATGCGGCGGCGGCTCATTGCCCGGCTCATGGCGCATCCGGTCCAGGAAGAAGACCTGGCCTCCCTGCTGGCTGATGTCGTTAAAGACCTGAAAACGGTGGAACAGGCTTGA
- a CDS encoding FAD-dependent oxidoreductase, which yields MSLNRPLESVAERRVLVIGGGIGGIQAALDCAALGLPVTLIEEGPSVGGVMAQLDKTFPTNDCAMCILSPRLLEISRNPAIELVTCSRVLQIEGEAGDFRVVIHRRPRYVNISACTGCGECTRVCPVKMPDPYNQGLNQTKAIHLPFPQAVPLAAIINPQVCRFFQGKKCGACIKVCPAGAINLQEQPEEWTLRAGAVIFAAGIQAASAAHIPHRDHPDVVTSLEFERMLSATGPYAGKLCRPSDSRPPEKIAFIQCVGSRDPRLGANYCSSVCCTASLKEAVMATEISGGGLQTAIFYMDLRIPGKGFERYLQQAEQHGVRLVRSRVAEVVPRLQGGIDVHFTDAQGASCIETFDLVVLAVGLKTPSLWSTLANKWGLALNAFGFIAASPVQPVQTSRPGVFVCGAAREPMDISETVTSASAAAAAASQLLGIIPRRRKSDVQPRQPAAIPDFPVRIGVFLCHCGTNIAGVLDLTTLAASLRHLDGVVHVEEKLFACSLESTKQIAEVIQTKGLNRIVVAACTPRTHEPVFREVVSSVGLNPGYVVMANVREQCAWVHQRERAQAMEKAGQLVAMTVEQAKNLPPILSQSFPIIPQALIIGGGVAGMSAALNLADQGYQCYLIEKSPCLGGIANSLHSLLEGTRPQEFVQQLSSLVLGHPNIKVYANAEVVGLKGHCGQFRSQVRWRTPVGCEELQLEHGVIIAATGGREFKPDNRYFYGEDPRVVTQLELEAQIRSDSLTLGKTPAIVMIQCVGSREPEHPYCSRVCCATAIKNAMLLLQQRPLADIAVLYRDIRAYGFKEEHYVKAKEQGVRFLPYAAQRPPRVIARRHRALLVEVWDELLEREVQLQADLVVLSAGIEPGADTAQVAQLLGVQRTPEGFFLEAHQKLKPVEAASEGIFICGLAHSPRSLPETVLQAQAAAAGAARILSQPAFASGEYFATIRSPNCRRCLSCLAICPFGAVSLGEKGRPTIHVELCRGCGLCAAQCPAQAISMSRLTEPELEAQIHGSFFALDREKHA from the coding sequence ATGTCTCTTAACCGGCCTTTAGAGAGTGTGGCAGAGCGTCGGGTGCTGGTGATCGGGGGCGGCATCGGTGGCATCCAGGCGGCGTTGGATTGTGCCGCTCTGGGTCTGCCGGTGACGCTCATTGAAGAAGGCCCTTCAGTGGGTGGGGTGATGGCACAGTTGGATAAGACCTTTCCCACCAACGATTGTGCCATGTGCATCCTCTCCCCTCGATTGCTGGAGATCAGCCGCAATCCGGCCATTGAACTGGTTACCTGCAGTCGGGTTCTACAGATAGAGGGAGAGGCGGGAGATTTCCGGGTTGTCATCCACCGCCGTCCCCGATACGTGAATATCAGCGCCTGTACGGGCTGTGGAGAATGCACCCGGGTCTGTCCGGTCAAGATGCCCGACCCTTATAATCAAGGACTTAATCAAACCAAGGCCATTCATCTACCCTTTCCCCAGGCGGTGCCGTTGGCAGCCATCATCAACCCCCAGGTCTGCCGATTCTTTCAGGGGAAAAAATGCGGGGCCTGCATCAAGGTCTGTCCGGCTGGGGCCATTAATCTGCAGGAACAGCCGGAAGAATGGACCCTGAGGGCCGGTGCCGTTATCTTTGCTGCCGGTATTCAGGCGGCTTCCGCGGCCCATATCCCTCACCGCGATCACCCGGATGTCGTAACCAGTCTGGAGTTTGAGCGGATGCTGAGCGCTACCGGCCCGTATGCCGGGAAGCTCTGCCGACCCTCGGACAGCCGGCCGCCGGAGAAGATCGCCTTTATCCAATGCGTCGGTTCTCGCGATCCACGTCTCGGGGCGAACTACTGCTCCTCTGTCTGCTGCACTGCCAGTCTTAAAGAGGCCGTCATGGCCACCGAAATTAGCGGCGGCGGGTTGCAGACGGCAATTTTTTATATGGACCTGCGCATTCCTGGCAAGGGGTTTGAACGCTACCTGCAGCAGGCGGAGCAACACGGGGTGCGGCTGGTTCGCTCTCGAGTTGCCGAGGTGGTTCCCCGTCTCCAAGGGGGCATCGATGTCCACTTCACCGATGCCCAGGGCGCCTCCTGTATTGAAACCTTTGACCTGGTCGTATTGGCCGTGGGACTGAAGACGCCGTCGCTATGGTCTACGCTGGCAAATAAATGGGGATTGGCGTTAAACGCTTTTGGTTTTATCGCGGCGTCGCCGGTACAACCTGTACAGACCAGCCGTCCGGGAGTATTTGTCTGCGGAGCCGCCCGCGAACCTATGGATATCTCCGAAACTGTAACTTCGGCCAGTGCTGCCGCAGCCGCAGCTTCACAGCTCCTGGGGATTATCCCCCGCCGTCGGAAGTCGGATGTGCAACCTCGCCAGCCGGCGGCCATACCAGATTTCCCGGTCCGGATTGGCGTATTTCTCTGCCATTGCGGGACCAATATTGCCGGGGTGCTGGACCTGACGACCCTGGCGGCGAGCTTGCGGCATCTGGACGGCGTCGTGCATGTAGAGGAAAAACTCTTTGCCTGCTCCCTGGAGTCGACTAAACAGATTGCCGAAGTAATTCAAACCAAAGGATTGAATCGGATTGTGGTCGCCGCTTGCACCCCCAGGACGCACGAACCGGTTTTTCGGGAGGTTGTGAGTTCGGTCGGCCTCAATCCCGGATATGTTGTGATGGCCAATGTCCGGGAGCAGTGCGCCTGGGTGCATCAGCGCGAGAGAGCCCAGGCCATGGAAAAGGCGGGACAGTTGGTTGCTATGACAGTGGAACAGGCCAAAAATCTGCCCCCAATTCTATCCCAGAGTTTCCCGATCATCCCGCAGGCCCTCATTATTGGCGGCGGCGTAGCTGGTATGAGCGCCGCCCTGAACCTGGCCGATCAAGGCTACCAATGCTATCTCATTGAGAAATCACCGTGCCTGGGAGGGATAGCCAACTCTTTGCATTCTCTGCTAGAAGGTACCCGTCCACAGGAATTTGTGCAGCAGCTTAGCTCGCTTGTTCTGGGTCATCCGAATATTAAGGTATACGCCAATGCCGAGGTAGTGGGCTTGAAGGGCCATTGTGGCCAATTCCGATCCCAGGTGCGCTGGCGGACGCCGGTGGGTTGCGAGGAATTGCAACTGGAACACGGCGTCATCATTGCCGCCACAGGGGGAAGGGAATTCAAACCTGACAACCGCTATTTCTATGGTGAGGACCCTAGGGTTGTCACGCAACTGGAATTGGAGGCCCAGATACGATCTGACTCCTTGACCTTGGGAAAAACTCCGGCAATTGTGATGATCCAATGCGTTGGCTCTCGGGAGCCGGAACATCCGTATTGTAGTCGAGTATGTTGTGCAACCGCCATAAAAAATGCTATGCTCTTATTACAGCAGCGTCCCTTGGCGGATATTGCCGTTCTTTATCGGGATATCCGGGCCTATGGCTTTAAAGAAGAACACTATGTCAAGGCCAAGGAACAGGGCGTCAGGTTTCTGCCTTATGCCGCGCAGCGTCCTCCCCGGGTGATTGCCAGGCGCCATCGAGCTTTGCTGGTGGAGGTGTGGGACGAGCTGTTGGAGCGCGAAGTGCAACTTCAGGCAGACTTGGTGGTTTTAAGCGCCGGTATTGAACCTGGTGCTGACACCGCCCAGGTGGCCCAGCTTTTAGGTGTGCAGCGTACTCCCGAAGGTTTTTTCCTGGAGGCTCACCAGAAGCTCAAGCCGGTGGAGGCTGCCTCCGAAGGGATTTTCATCTGCGGTCTGGCCCACTCGCCGCGCAGCCTGCCGGAAACCGTCCTGCAGGCGCAGGCTGCGGCCGCCGGAGCTGCACGAATCCTGTCGCAACCAGCCTTCGCCAGCGGCGAGTACTTCGCCACCATCAGATCGCCGAACTGTCGACGCTGCCTCAGTTGTTTGGCGATATGCCCGTTCGGTGCAGTTTCTTTGGGCGAAAAAGGTCGGCCGACTATCCATGTCGAACTCTGTCGTGGCTGCGGTCTATGCGCCGCCCAATGCCCGGCCCAGGCCATCTCCATGAGCCGTTTGACCGAACCGGAACTGGAGGCGCAGATTCATGGATCTTTTTTTGCTTTAGACAGGGAGAAGCACGCGTGA
- a CDS encoding DUF3795 domain-containing protein has product MRESYCGLCNECQLGDAEFLETVALMKEYIIRFRANYWTHCFPEGEGFNFAEFRKGLDWLLTHTECPGCKQGRGLADCPIRLCAVGRGIENCYECPDLKECEKFDFLIAEFPDVKIKLLRLQMQFKAREHHRRLEAEQRA; this is encoded by the coding sequence GTGAGAGAAAGTTATTGCGGCCTCTGTAATGAGTGTCAGTTAGGTGATGCAGAATTTTTAGAAACCGTGGCCCTCATGAAAGAATACATTATCCGCTTTCGGGCCAACTACTGGACCCACTGCTTTCCGGAGGGTGAAGGATTTAATTTTGCTGAATTTCGCAAAGGTCTGGACTGGCTGTTAACTCATACTGAATGTCCTGGATGCAAGCAGGGCCGGGGGTTGGCGGATTGCCCGATTCGCCTCTGTGCCGTCGGCCGGGGGATAGAAAATTGCTATGAGTGTCCGGATTTGAAGGAGTGCGAGAAATTTGATTTTTTGATCGCAGAGTTCCCCGACGTCAAAATCAAACTCCTGCGCCTGCAGATGCAATTTAAGGCCCGGGAACACCATCGGCGCCTGGAAGCCGAACAGAGGGCTTGA
- a CDS encoding DUF6485 family protein has translation MQECPNREKNLQQCNCTYEPCSRKGICCECIRYHRRMGELPACYFPPDVEKTYDRSITRFLKIKRS, from the coding sequence ATGCAAGAATGCCCCAACAGAGAAAAAAACCTGCAGCAATGCAACTGTACCTATGAACCTTGCAGCCGCAAAGGCATCTGCTGTGAATGCATCCGTTATCACCGCCGCATGGGTGAACTTCCCGCCTGTTATTTCCCGCCCGACGTGGAAAAGACCTATGATCGGTCCATCACCAGGTTCCTCAAAATAAAGCGCTCTTAA
- the glgA gene encoding glycogen synthase GlgA gives MNRALHIMFVVSEAVPFAKTGGLADVAGSLPLALSRAGMHLSVVMPLYGVIKQGNFTLTKELTDLEVAFDFFKLTFDVYRADVEGVSFYFIERDEFFERRQLYGTPKGDYFDNLERYTFLAKTLLPVCQALNLNPDIIHCHDWQSALVPVYLREKWREAECFAQTASVFTIHNLAYQGLFRKEKYHLLDLDPSLFSIDGLEFYDQINFLKAGILWADAITTVSRQYSREIQTPEFGCGLEGVLQSRAASLTGIVNGVDYRTWNPASDKLIAAPFSPGNLAGKTKNKKALMEAFLLDAKLLEAPLFGMVSRLADQKGLDLLSAILPELMAAKATLVILGTGEEKYHQLLTEAAQKYRGQLGIKIAFDNQLAHLIEAGADMFLMPSHYEPCGLNQIYSLKYGTIPVVRATGGLVDTIEPVDAQKKTGTGFRFTGKTPEAFWACMQEAMQAYQNKTLWKQLMSNAMNQDFSWEASATMYESLYRQTLAPIQF, from the coding sequence ATGAACCGCGCGTTACATATCATGTTTGTGGTCTCAGAAGCCGTGCCCTTTGCCAAAACGGGCGGGCTGGCCGACGTCGCCGGCTCCTTGCCCCTGGCCTTAAGCCGAGCGGGTATGCATCTGTCAGTCGTCATGCCGCTCTATGGAGTGATCAAGCAGGGAAATTTTACTCTCACAAAAGAGCTAACCGATCTCGAGGTCGCTTTTGATTTCTTCAAGTTGACCTTTGATGTTTATCGCGCCGACGTCGAGGGGGTCAGCTTTTACTTTATCGAACGGGATGAATTTTTTGAGCGTCGCCAATTATACGGCACTCCTAAAGGGGACTATTTTGACAACCTGGAGCGCTATACCTTCCTGGCCAAAACTCTGTTGCCAGTCTGCCAGGCCCTCAACCTTAATCCTGATATTATCCACTGCCATGATTGGCAATCAGCCCTGGTGCCGGTGTATTTGCGGGAAAAATGGCGAGAGGCGGAGTGCTTTGCCCAAACCGCCTCGGTCTTTACTATTCACAACCTGGCCTACCAGGGTCTTTTTCGCAAAGAAAAATATCACCTGCTGGATCTGGATCCGTCCTTGTTTAGCATCGATGGCCTCGAATTCTATGATCAGATTAATTTCTTGAAGGCCGGGATTTTGTGGGCTGACGCTATCACGACGGTCAGTCGGCAGTACAGCCGCGAAATCCAGACCCCGGAGTTCGGCTGTGGCCTGGAAGGTGTCTTGCAGAGCCGGGCCGCATCCCTCACCGGCATCGTCAACGGCGTTGATTACCGTACCTGGAACCCCGCCAGCGACAAGCTTATCGCCGCACCTTTCAGCCCCGGTAATCTGGCCGGCAAGACCAAGAACAAGAAGGCACTCATGGAAGCCTTTCTCCTTGATGCCAAACTTTTAGAGGCGCCACTCTTTGGGATGGTCTCCCGCCTGGCGGACCAGAAAGGGCTTGACCTGCTGTCGGCAATACTGCCAGAGCTGATGGCTGCAAAAGCAACCCTGGTCATCTTGGGCACCGGAGAGGAAAAGTACCACCAGCTCCTGACTGAAGCGGCTCAAAAATACCGGGGACAGCTCGGGATTAAAATCGCCTTCGACAACCAACTGGCACATCTGATCGAAGCGGGAGCCGATATGTTCCTGATGCCTTCCCACTACGAACCATGTGGCCTCAATCAGATTTATTCCTTAAAATATGGCACTATTCCCGTCGTTCGAGCCACCGGCGGACTGGTCGATACCATCGAACCGGTGGATGCCCAAAAGAAAACCGGCACCGGTTTTCGCTTTACGGGAAAAACTCCGGAAGCCTTTTGGGCCTGTATGCAAGAAGCCATGCAGGCGTATCAAAATAAAACACTCTGGAAACAACTTATGAGCAACGCCATGAACCAGGATTTTTCCTGGGAAGCTTCCGCCACAATGTATGAATCCCTCTACCGCCAGACCCTGGCCCCGATACAATTCTAA
- a CDS encoding LabA-like NYN domain-containing protein produces MSKIGVYVDSMNIVRNGGYGMRYEVLRRFATRNGGQIVRLNAYVALDEERVGADPNYNATLNFISTLRDLGFKVIEKPIRWFTDESGRTYGKANADMDMALDIISQSDRLDMVLLLTGDGDFCNVVTMVQNKGCRVELVAFANVSSWLRREVDLFVSGFLIPGLLPVQAQLGAPPWGETGSRVRGVCTKYLHDKSYGFMRYIHSLGKLWITDTRQEDSPYKSVFFMEKDLPQTVDPDDLPSREHIFEFTLIEGDKGFLATDIAIVYQYHS; encoded by the coding sequence ATGTCCAAAATCGGCGTTTATGTAGATTCCATGAATATTGTCCGCAATGGCGGCTACGGCATGCGCTACGAAGTGCTCCGCCGTTTCGCCACGCGCAATGGTGGCCAGATTGTTCGTTTGAATGCCTATGTCGCTCTGGACGAAGAGCGCGTCGGTGCCGACCCCAATTATAATGCTACTTTGAACTTTATTTCAACCCTGCGCGACCTAGGTTTCAAGGTCATTGAAAAACCCATTCGCTGGTTTACAGATGAATCGGGCCGCACCTACGGCAAAGCCAACGCTGACATGGATATGGCACTGGATATTATTTCCCAGTCAGATCGGCTGGATATGGTACTGCTGCTCACCGGTGACGGCGACTTTTGTAACGTTGTGACGATGGTGCAGAATAAAGGCTGCCGGGTGGAATTGGTGGCCTTCGCCAATGTCTCCTCATGGCTGCGGCGGGAAGTGGACCTCTTTGTTTCAGGTTTTCTTATTCCTGGCCTGTTGCCGGTTCAGGCGCAATTAGGTGCCCCCCCTTGGGGTGAGACGGGCAGCCGGGTACGGGGGGTCTGTACGAAATATCTGCACGACAAATCCTACGGTTTTATGCGCTATATTCATAGCCTGGGCAAATTGTGGATCACCGACACCCGTCAGGAGGATTCACCATATAAATCTGTTTTTTTTATGGAAAAAGATCTGCCACAGACGGTTGATCCGGATGATCTGCCCAGCCGGGAACATATTTTTGAGTTTACTCTGATCGAAGGGGATAAAGGTTTTCTGGCCACCGATATCGCCATCGTCTATCAATATCATTCTTGA
- the hrcA gene encoding heat-inducible transcriptional repressor HrcA yields the protein MKKEALQEFRGILGERETQVLHTIILQYINTGEPVGSRTVAKSSGLSLSPATIRNIMFDLEEQGLLRQPHQSAGRVPTSQGFRYYVDHMLASRDLQASTRRRIEGGFKPPAGELNDLIRQASRVLSKVSGHPAIVRAPKPAISRIRHIQFINAGAGSILTVLVSVDGLVQNRFIDNLEQFSQEQLDRFSRYLNGLLQNLSLVEARQTVLMQMEQEKVLFDRMLLQALMLSQKALQAEEDRELYVEGASQILDYPEFADIEKIRALFRAFEEKHQLIRLLDESLGSEGVKIFLSPEITIPTVEWSLVSTNFQRDLEPIGTLGIIGPLRMNYDRIIPLVQFTAEVMSGILNNWPPPLK from the coding sequence ATGAAAAAGGAAGCGTTGCAAGAATTTAGAGGCATTTTGGGGGAACGCGAAACCCAGGTTCTTCACACCATAATTTTACAATATATCAATACCGGAGAACCAGTCGGGTCACGGACAGTGGCCAAATCATCGGGGTTGTCCCTGAGCCCGGCGACAATCCGCAACATCATGTTCGATTTGGAAGAACAGGGGTTGTTGCGTCAACCGCACCAGTCTGCCGGGAGGGTGCCGACGTCGCAGGGGTTTCGCTATTATGTGGATCATATGCTTGCCAGCCGTGATCTGCAGGCGAGTACCCGTCGCAGGATCGAAGGAGGGTTCAAACCTCCGGCAGGTGAGCTGAATGATCTCATCCGCCAGGCTTCCCGAGTGTTATCCAAGGTTTCCGGACATCCGGCCATTGTGCGGGCCCCGAAGCCGGCCATCAGTCGAATCCGTCATATTCAGTTTATCAATGCCGGAGCCGGCAGCATCCTGACGGTCCTGGTATCCGTAGATGGCTTGGTGCAAAACCGCTTTATCGATAATCTGGAGCAATTTAGCCAGGAGCAGTTAGACCGATTCAGCCGCTATCTGAATGGTCTGCTGCAAAATCTGAGTCTGGTTGAGGCCCGCCAAACGGTGCTCATGCAGATGGAGCAGGAGAAGGTTCTTTTTGATCGGATGCTCTTGCAGGCCTTGATGTTGAGTCAAAAGGCCCTCCAGGCAGAGGAGGATCGGGAGTTATATGTAGAGGGCGCCAGCCAGATTCTAGATTATCCGGAATTTGCCGATATCGAAAAAATTCGCGCCCTGTTTCGAGCTTTCGAAGAAAAACACCAACTTATCAGATTATTGGACGAAAGTTTAGGCTCAGAGGGAGTTAAAATTTTCCTCAGTCCCGAAATCACTATCCCGACAGTGGAATGGAGTCTGGTAAGCACTAATTTTCAAAGGGATCTGGAGCCCATCGGGACTCTGGGCATCATCGGACCGTTGCGGATGAATTACGATCGAATCATTCCGCTGGTGCAATTTACCGCCGAAGTGATGAGCGGTATCTTGAATAATTGGCCTCCTCCGCTGAAATGA
- the grpE gene encoding nucleotide exchange factor GrpE: MGFSSQECNETVNPEVVESSEMEAAESVIEETETEALIRQLAQKTQEAQEIHDRWLRLAAEMENFKRRQEKERADLRQFANESLIKELLPIVDNLELAINHGRQQEPGSALQEGVENVLKGFLAALTKFGVTPIQALGDKFDPTFHNAVMQQEDDSVEDQTIIQELQKGYLLHNRLLRPAMVVVARHSQS, translated from the coding sequence ATGGGTTTTTCCTCCCAAGAGTGTAATGAAACAGTTAACCCGGAAGTAGTCGAATCTTCCGAGATGGAGGCGGCCGAAAGCGTCATTGAAGAAACAGAGACCGAGGCCTTGATCCGCCAACTGGCGCAGAAGACTCAGGAGGCCCAAGAAATCCATGATCGCTGGCTGCGACTGGCTGCCGAAATGGAAAATTTTAAGAGACGCCAGGAAAAAGAGAGGGCTGATCTGAGACAATTCGCCAATGAATCGCTGATCAAAGAACTTCTGCCGATAGTGGACAACCTGGAGTTGGCCATCAATCATGGGCGTCAGCAAGAACCAGGCTCGGCTCTTCAGGAAGGGGTCGAAAATGTGCTCAAAGGCTTTCTGGCTGCCCTGACCAAATTCGGGGTGACGCCCATCCAGGCATTGGGAGATAAATTTGACCCGACTTTTCACAATGCCGTCATGCAACAGGAAGATGATTCGGTGGAAGACCAGACCATCATTCAGGAGCTTCAGAAAGGGTATCTTCTCCATAACCGTCTCCTGCGGCCGGCAATGGTAGTGGTGGCCCGTCATTCCCAGTCTTAG
- the dnaK gene encoding molecular chaperone DnaK, with product MGKVIGIDLGTTNSVVAVMEGGDPKVIANVEGGRTTPSVVAFTDSGERLVGQIAKRQAVTNPQNTIFSVKRLIGRKYADPAVQRDLTILPYKIVQAENGDAHVEIRGRVYSPAEISSMILAKMKQTAEEYLGEKITDAVVTVPAYFNDSQRQATKDAGRIAGLNVLRIINEPTAASLAYGLDKKKDEKIAVFDLGGGTFDISILEIGDGVFEVKSTNGDTHLGGDDFDQKLIDFLADEFKRDQGIDLRGDRMALQRLKEAAEKAKMELSSSLETEVNLPFITADASGPKHLLIKLTRAKLEALVEDLIQKLEGPCRIALKDANASPKDIDEVILVGGMTRMPKVQEKVKQIFGKEPHKGVNPDEVVAVGAAIQAGVLKGEVKDVLLLDVTPLSLGIETLGGVFTKLIEKNTTIPTRRSQVFSTAADNQPAVSIHVLQGEREMAANNKTLGRFELVGIPPAPRGIPQIEVTFDIDANGIVSVSAKDLGTGREQSIKITASSGLSEEEIKQLIKDAELHAEEDKKKRQLVEARNHADSLVYQTEKTLTELGDKVDGATRATITEKVEQLKKAMEGEDEGAIKQASEELMKASHKLAETVYAHTAGAEGAAGAGAQAQQKKPEDDVVEAEFEEVKEESK from the coding sequence ATGGGTAAAGTTATCGGAATTGATTTAGGCACCACCAATTCCGTGGTTGCGGTTATGGAGGGTGGTGACCCCAAAGTCATCGCCAATGTCGAAGGCGGCAGGACGACCCCCTCAGTGGTAGCTTTCACCGACAGCGGTGAACGATTGGTCGGCCAGATTGCGAAACGCCAGGCCGTGACCAACCCGCAGAACACGATCTTTTCGGTAAAACGGCTGATCGGGCGGAAATACGCCGATCCGGCGGTGCAAAGAGACCTGACCATCCTGCCGTATAAAATCGTCCAGGCCGAAAATGGCGATGCCCACGTGGAGATTCGGGGAAGGGTATACAGCCCGGCGGAAATCTCCTCTATGATCCTGGCCAAAATGAAGCAGACGGCGGAGGAATATTTGGGTGAAAAAATCACCGACGCCGTCGTCACGGTTCCGGCATACTTTAACGATTCCCAACGGCAGGCTACCAAGGACGCCGGTCGGATTGCAGGTTTGAACGTTTTGCGCATCATAAATGAGCCTACCGCGGCGTCGCTGGCCTACGGTCTGGACAAGAAAAAAGATGAAAAAATTGCGGTGTTTGACCTTGGCGGCGGCACCTTCGATATTTCCATCCTGGAGATCGGCGATGGTGTTTTTGAAGTTAAATCAACCAACGGCGACACCCACTTAGGGGGCGATGACTTCGATCAGAAGCTTATTGACTTTCTGGCCGATGAATTTAAGAGGGATCAGGGCATCGACCTGCGCGGCGACCGCATGGCCTTGCAGCGTTTAAAAGAAGCGGCGGAAAAGGCAAAAATGGAATTATCCTCGTCGCTGGAGACCGAAGTCAACCTGCCGTTTATTACCGCCGACGCCTCCGGTCCGAAACACCTGTTGATCAAACTTACCCGGGCCAAACTGGAGGCCCTGGTGGAGGATCTCATCCAGAAGTTGGAAGGCCCCTGCCGCATTGCCTTGAAGGATGCCAACGCCTCTCCGAAAGATATTGATGAAGTCATCCTGGTGGGCGGTATGACCCGGATGCCCAAGGTGCAGGAAAAAGTCAAGCAGATTTTCGGCAAGGAGCCGCACAAGGGAGTTAACCCGGATGAAGTGGTAGCCGTGGGCGCTGCTATCCAGGCCGGGGTATTGAAGGGCGAAGTCAAGGATGTGCTGCTTCTGGATGTTACGCCACTCTCCCTAGGTATCGAAACGTTGGGTGGGGTCTTTACGAAACTGATCGAAAAGAATACTACCATCCCAACCCGCCGCAGCCAGGTCTTTTCCACTGCGGCAGACAATCAACCGGCAGTGAGCATTCACGTGCTTCAAGGTGAACGGGAAATGGCCGCCAATAATAAGACGTTGGGTCGTTTCGAGCTTGTCGGCATTCCTCCCGCCCCGAGAGGCATCCCGCAGATTGAAGTAACGTTTGATATTGACGCTAATGGCATTGTTTCGGTCTCTGCCAAGGACTTGGGCACCGGTCGGGAACAATCCATAAAAATTACCGCCTCCAGCGGACTGTCGGAAGAAGAGATCAAACAGCTCATTAAAGATGCTGAGCTTCATGCCGAAGAAGATAAGAAAAAGCGTCAGTTGGTGGAAGCCCGCAACCACGCCGACTCGCTTGTCTACCAGACGGAGAAGACCCTCACCGAACTGGGTGATAAAGTGGACGGCGCCACCAGGGCCACGATTACCGAAAAAGTGGAACAGTTGAAAAAGGCCATGGAAGGTGAAGATGAAGGGGCAATCAAGCAGGCCAGCGAGGAGCTCATGAAGGCCTCTCATAAGCTGGCTGAGACTGTCTATGCCCATACCGCTGGCGCCGAAGGTGCCGCCGGGGCCGGCGCCCAGGCGCAACAGAAGAAACCCGAAGACGACGTGGTGGAAGCGGAGTTTGAGGAAGTAAAGGAAGAATCAAAATAA